The nucleotide sequence AAGTGGGGGCTAATAGTGATAGCCGGTATCCTCTCGTGCTGATGGCAGAACCACAATAGGGGTAGATGCAGCACGGACGGGGTACCAAGGTTTATTCCCAGACTGAAGTGGTTGGGTTCTACCGAAGACGCCAGACGCAGAGCTTTGATGCCGGGAGTGGAATAGGATGGGGTATCCTTTCCAGCTTTTGGAGTGACGTCATTGTTGGTTCTGGTTTGGTATAACCGGTTGTGACTTCATGGGGAATGTGTATTGGTACAGCCTGTGCTGCATGATCAGATTGACAGTGTTTTCTTAGGTGTACTCTCGTGCTGAGGGCAGAACCACAATAGGAGTGTAGATGCAGCACGAACGGGGTACCAAGGTTTATTCCCAGACTGAAGTGGTTGGGTTCTACCGAAGACGCCAGACGCAGAGCTTTGATGCCGGGAGTGGAATAGGAGGGAATATCCTTTCCAGCTTCTGGAGTGACGTCATTGTTGGTTCTGGTTTGGTAGAACCGGTTGTGACTTCATGGGGAATGTTTTATTGGTACAGCCCGTGCtgcatatatataaaaaaaaaaaaaaaaaaaaaaaaaaaaaaaaaaaaaaaaaaaaaaaaaaaaaaaaaaaaaaataggccccTGATGCTTAGTGGCCTTTGAAATGTTTCAGGATGTCGAAGCGTCCAACCAAGCGACCGGGGCGTCCCTCAAAGCAGCCCCCGAAGAGGTTTCGAGACGAGGAGGCTGAAGGAGAGGACGAAATGGGCGTGAAGGAGTCGCTAACCCAGCTCCTTGCTGAGCAGAAGGCCCTGAGGAAGGAGATTGCGGAGATTCGGGCCGCCAAGACGCCGGCGCCTGAGGCATCGCCCGCAGGATCGACCACCTCTACGGGTGGAAAATCCAACTCAGGCATGGCTGGGCACTCTGGACACTCCGGTGAGCAATCTAACACTAGCGGTACACAGGCGTGGGCAACCGGCAACCAGAAAATGTTGCCCATTGACCTACACGTGCCAAAGACAATAAAGGAAAAGATCTGGAGCGGTGTGGCGGTTAGGTTCGCAATACTCCTGCCCGCGGACCCGAAGGAAATGCTGGAGGAGGACTCGGATGAGGACGAtgaagacaaaaagaagaagaagaagaagaaagaaaagaaactgtTAACCTTCACAGAGTGGGTGAAGGCCTGGAACATTTATACCACTATACTACAGGACAGAGCGAAAGAGGTACACAGGGGCCTGGGTGCCCACTTTGCTCGGGTGTGTACCCTGCATGAGCTGCAGGGCAATTGGCGGGACTATGACTACCGCTACCGGCTCGCAATTGCTGCAGGAGAAAGGGCATGGGGGGACAGCGACGCGGACCTGTTCGCCACCACCCGCTTAGAGCCTGCCACCCAGACCCATGACGGGGGAAAGAAGAAGCCGCAGGGTGGCGCAGGGGTGAAGACTGGAAGTGGAAACCCAGCCAAAGTGGGGGGCTTCTGCTTCCAGTTCAATGAACAGGGGTCTTGCAGCCGCCCCAATTGTGGCTTCAAGCACTTTTGCTCGCAGTGTGGGGGGCAACACGCAATCCGAAAATGCAGCGCCAAAGGGCACCCCTTTCGAGCGGGACGGGGGGGAAAAGAAGCAGGAGAAGGAAAGAAATGAAGACTGGGGCACGGGGGCCACGCCAGTGAAGGCGGACAAGCTGGAAAAGTGGCTGGAAGGGTACGATCCACAGAAGAAGCGGGCTTTAATACAGGGATTCAGAGAGGGTTTCCGGGTAGGGTTCACAGGAGCCCCAAATAGTGTAGTTCAGAAGAACCTGAAGTCAGCAGAAGAAATGCCAGAAGTAGTAGAAGCGCACATAAAGAAGGAAATAGAAGAGGGGAGGTTAGTAGGTCCCTTTAGGCATATTCCTTTTACTCAGTTCCAATGTTCTCCAATCGGCTTGGTAGAGAAAAAGACGAAAGGAAAGTATAGGATGATACATCATCTATCTCACCCGAAGGGGGCATCCATAAATGATTTCATAGAGGAAGACATGGCCACAGTGTCATATGCCAATGTGCAAGATGCAGTACAGTTAGTGCAGACAGTAGGAAATACAGCATTTATGGCAAAAACTGATGTGGAGAAAGCTTTTAGGTTGTTGCCTATTCACCCTAG is from Littorina saxatilis isolate snail1 linkage group LG5, US_GU_Lsax_2.0, whole genome shotgun sequence and encodes:
- the LOC138967226 gene encoding uncharacterized protein, with protein sequence MSKRPTKRPGRPSKQPPKRFRDEEAEGEDEMGVKESLTQLLAEQKALRKEIAEIRAAKTPAPEASPAGSTTSTGGKSNSGMAGHSGHSGEQSNTSGTQAWATGNQKMLPIDLHVPKTIKEKIWSGVAVRFAILLPADPKEMLEEDSDEDDEDKKKKKKKKEKKLLTFTEWVKAWNIYTTILQDRAKEVHRGLGAHFARVCTLHELQGNWRDYDYRYRLAIAAGERAWGDSDADLFATTRLEPATQTHDGGKKKPQGGAGVKTGSGNPAKVGGFCFQFNEQGSCSRPNCGFKHFCSQCGGQHAIRKCSAKGHPFRAGRGGKEAGEGKK